The following are encoded together in the Streptomyces rapamycinicus NRRL 5491 genome:
- a CDS encoding glycosyltransferase family 4 protein yields the protein MKISFLLHNAYGIGGTIRSTFNVAGALAAHHTVEIVSLIRTIDTPNLPLHPAVRLRPLIDLRPQEDPPRAGRRAADLGHPLLTRPSAHIPAAEARGTTNFNALTDERVAGYLDRTDADVVIATRPGLVIYLAALGRAGRFLRIGQEHRLYGTHRAEIRAACDAAIPHLDAYTSVSEADAATHRAHLPGVTTRLTALPNGVPATGIEPSDGRAKLVVAAGRLIPVKRYDLLVAAWETVAAKHPDWRLRIYGRGPQLPALRRQVDELGLAGHITLMGAHSPIETEWAKGAIAAVTSREESFGMTIVEAMHCGVPVVATDCPHGPGEIITDGRDGLLVPVGDADGIAKGLLTLIEDDELRRSMGAAARIAAERYAPERVAAAYVRLIEELHTARSTTAPAHRRRTAGPLRGRPAGVPLTGALKDTVKQLIRKPLRPVASCRVTAEGDLSVLLEPAGVHGGELELTVTRRKSDEPPFHIPLLPPVGAAPSAPWTATLDRATLDLDEGRWDLHVVRPSDGVRRRVGCRFAEGRGLLDLEPLPGSPFTWWIPYSTVDGYLALRAWRRPAHAEARVIRLDAEGIAVEGTLHGARFGPDAAPAAVATPSRGPARPFLTGVTALDGGRFRFTVPYERIREAHDGEEGAAGWTLTLHKSARGGTPIRIGRIVGDIVDRDKTDLFPITHGVRPHLTRTGDLAIISVTTGN from the coding sequence CCCCGCCGTGCGGCTCAGACCCCTGATCGACCTGCGCCCCCAGGAAGACCCGCCCCGCGCCGGGCGGCGCGCCGCCGACCTCGGCCATCCGCTGCTGACCCGGCCCAGCGCCCACATCCCCGCCGCCGAGGCCAGGGGCACCACCAACTTCAACGCCCTCACCGACGAGCGCGTCGCCGGGTACCTCGACCGCACCGACGCCGATGTCGTCATCGCCACCCGCCCCGGCCTGGTCATCTATCTCGCCGCGCTCGGCCGCGCCGGCCGCTTTCTGCGGATCGGCCAGGAGCACCGCCTCTACGGCACCCACCGCGCCGAGATCCGCGCCGCCTGCGACGCCGCCATACCCCACCTCGACGCGTACACCTCCGTCTCCGAGGCCGACGCGGCCACCCATCGGGCCCATCTCCCCGGTGTCACCACCCGGCTGACCGCCCTGCCCAACGGGGTGCCCGCCACCGGGATCGAGCCCTCCGACGGCCGCGCCAAACTCGTCGTGGCCGCGGGCCGGCTGATCCCCGTCAAGCGCTACGACCTGCTGGTGGCCGCCTGGGAGACGGTGGCCGCCAAACACCCCGACTGGCGGTTGCGCATCTACGGCCGCGGCCCCCAACTCCCCGCGCTGCGCCGTCAGGTCGACGAGCTCGGCCTGGCCGGCCACATCACCCTGATGGGCGCCCACTCCCCCATCGAGACCGAATGGGCCAAGGGCGCGATCGCCGCCGTCACCTCCCGCGAGGAGTCGTTCGGCATGACGATCGTCGAGGCGATGCACTGCGGGGTGCCCGTGGTCGCCACCGACTGCCCGCACGGTCCGGGCGAGATCATCACCGATGGCCGGGACGGACTGCTGGTGCCGGTGGGCGACGCGGACGGGATCGCCAAGGGGCTGCTGACCCTGATCGAGGACGATGAACTGCGCCGCTCGATGGGCGCGGCGGCCCGGATCGCGGCGGAGCGCTACGCCCCCGAGCGCGTGGCGGCCGCCTACGTACGGCTCATCGAGGAGCTCCACACCGCCCGCTCCACCACGGCCCCGGCCCACCGGCGCCGTACGGCCGGGCCGTTAAGGGGCCGGCCGGCCGGAGTGCCGCTGACCGGCGCCCTCAAGGACACGGTCAAGCAGCTGATCCGCAAGCCCCTGCGGCCCGTCGCGTCCTGCCGGGTCACCGCCGAGGGCGATCTGTCGGTGCTGCTGGAGCCCGCCGGCGTGCACGGCGGTGAGCTCGAACTGACCGTCACCCGCCGCAAGAGCGACGAGCCGCCCTTCCACATACCGCTGCTGCCCCCGGTCGGCGCCGCGCCGTCCGCGCCCTGGACGGCCACCCTCGACCGCGCGACGCTCGACCTCGACGAGGGCCGCTGGGACCTGCATGTGGTCCGCCCCTCCGACGGCGTCCGCCGCCGGGTCGGCTGCCGCTTCGCCGAGGGGCGCGGGCTGCTGGACCTGGAGCCGCTGCCCGGCTCCCCGTTCACCTGGTGGATCCCCTACTCCACCGTCGACGGCTATCTCGCGCTGCGCGCCTGGCGGCGCCCGGCCCACGCCGAGGCCCGGGTGATCCGCCTGGACGCCGAGGGGATCGCCGTCGAAGGCACCCTGCACGGCGCGCGCTTCGGGCCCGACGCCGCCCCCGCCGCGGTGGCCACCCCGTCCAGGGGCCCGGCCCGCCCGTTCCTCACCGGGGTCACCGCGCTCGACGGCGGCCGGTTCCGCTTCACCGTTCCGTACGAGCGGATCCGGGAGGCTCATGACGGCGAAGAGGGCGCCGCGGGCTGGACCCTGACGCTCCACAAGTCGGCCCGGGGCGGGACCCCGATCCGGATCGGACGCATCGTCGGCGACATCGTGGACCGCGACAAAACGGACCTCTTTCCGATCACTCACGGTGTCCGCCCCCACCTCACCCGCACCGGTGACCTCGCCATCATCTCCGTCACCACGGGGAATTGA